Proteins encoded within one genomic window of bacterium:
- a CDS encoding DUF1385 domain-containing protein — MLDVSTDVRLGDLAQRGPTLHPDDHLSKAQHLLRQSPGHALPVVSGDRLVGVVAEVDLLKALRLGLSGAELEAYPVRSAMTPDVVTGQAEASLASAWETMATGRLKTLPVLDGHGSFSGVVFRNDLLAALRRDLRPAQIGGLATPLGVYLTTGDHRAGAGDWGLFLTGVVMALCHLVVLNTVEGLALTMAEVPPPWAIALVEFVAYLGLLRLTPLTGFHAAEHQVVHAIERGEALLPEVLARQPREHPRCGTNVIALVFGAQLLWPLASQPVLAAVSALLLFAVWRRLGWMFQHFFTTKTPTDRQVLSAIAAGRSLLASYGLRPGYRASRLRRLWASGFLQMVAGFLVVLGVVQWLNLKFPQLGVLA; from the coding sequence TTGCTCGACGTTTCCACCGACGTGCGCCTGGGTGATCTGGCGCAGCGCGGGCCCACCCTCCATCCCGACGATCACCTGAGCAAGGCCCAACACCTGCTGCGCCAGTCTCCCGGCCATGCGCTGCCGGTGGTCTCGGGCGATCGCCTGGTGGGCGTGGTGGCCGAGGTCGACCTGCTCAAAGCCCTGCGCCTGGGCCTGTCTGGCGCCGAGCTGGAGGCCTACCCCGTGCGCTCGGCCATGACCCCCGACGTGGTCACCGGCCAGGCGGAGGCCTCCCTCGCGAGCGCCTGGGAGACCATGGCCACGGGCCGGCTCAAGACCCTGCCCGTGCTGGACGGCCATGGGAGCTTCTCCGGGGTGGTCTTCCGCAACGACTTGCTCGCCGCCCTGCGGCGCGACCTGCGCCCGGCGCAGATCGGGGGCCTCGCCACGCCGCTCGGCGTCTACCTCACCACCGGGGACCACCGCGCCGGGGCGGGGGATTGGGGGCTCTTCCTGACGGGCGTGGTCATGGCCCTCTGCCATCTGGTCGTGCTCAACACCGTCGAAGGCCTCGCCCTGACCATGGCTGAGGTGCCGCCGCCCTGGGCGATCGCCCTGGTCGAGTTCGTCGCCTACCTCGGTCTCTTGCGCCTGACGCCCCTGACGGGGTTCCATGCGGCCGAGCATCAGGTGGTGCACGCCATCGAGCGCGGCGAGGCCCTCTTGCCCGAGGTGCTCGCGCGCCAGCCCCGCGAGCACCCGCGGTGCGGGACCAACGTGATCGCCCTGGTCTTCGGCGCCCAGCTCCTCTGGCCCTTGGCCTCGCAGCCGGTGCTCGCCGCCGTGTCGGCCCTCCTGCTGTTCGCGGTGTGGCGGCGGCTGGGGTGGATGTTCCAGCACTTCTTCACCACCAAGACGCCTACCGATCGTCAGGTGCTCTCGGCGATCGCCGCGGGGCGGTCGCTCTTGGCCTCTTACGGCCTGCGTCCCGGCTACCGGGCCTCTCGTCTGAGGCGGCTGTGGGCGAGCGGCTTCCTCCAGATGGTCGCAGGCTTTCTCGTGGTGCTGGGCGTGGTACAATGGCTCAATTTGAAGTTCCCCCAACTCGGCGTGCTCGCTTGA
- the rseP gene encoding RIP metalloprotease RseP, giving the protein MTDLQRYLMVAAIIALLILIHEAGHFFCAKALRIPVKEFALGFGPKLLGFRWGETDMRLNLLPFGGYCAFLDDDPSGEYADGDKRLLRNRPVWQRFIVVSGGVAANYATAFLVLLFAALTIGFVQFKMGDLQITQVMPGQAAEQAGFKAGDRVLSVDGAAIEAPDAFIKEIGARAGKPTTVLVKRGEEQLAIAVTPNERGKIGVGIQPSSISREYQRPANPVLAAAQQQGTMTFQTVDGFAKLVTGKMSPNDLGGVIEIGRAGAFVAKNDVRDMLAFTALISIGLAIMNVLPLPALDGGHMVFLLLEAIRRKPVPKRIEEPIQQGGMVLLMGLMMLMLIKDVVKPIKYPELPAPSSAPSAPAPQK; this is encoded by the coding sequence ATGACCGATCTGCAGCGGTATCTCATGGTGGCGGCGATCATCGCCCTGCTGATCCTGATCCACGAAGCGGGCCACTTCTTCTGCGCCAAGGCCCTGCGCATCCCGGTCAAGGAGTTCGCCCTGGGCTTCGGCCCGAAGCTCTTGGGCTTCCGCTGGGGCGAGACCGACATGCGGCTCAACTTGCTGCCCTTCGGCGGTTACTGCGCCTTTCTGGACGACGACCCTTCGGGGGAGTACGCGGACGGTGACAAGCGTCTCTTGCGCAACCGGCCGGTGTGGCAGCGCTTCATCGTCGTCAGCGGCGGGGTGGCGGCCAACTACGCCACGGCCTTTCTCGTTCTCCTGTTCGCGGCCCTGACCATCGGCTTCGTGCAGTTCAAGATGGGCGACCTCCAGATCACCCAGGTCATGCCCGGCCAGGCCGCCGAGCAGGCCGGCTTCAAGGCCGGGGACCGGGTGCTCTCGGTGGACGGTGCCGCGATCGAGGCCCCCGACGCCTTCATCAAGGAGATCGGCGCTCGCGCCGGCAAGCCGACGACCGTGCTCGTCAAGCGCGGCGAGGAGCAGCTCGCGATCGCCGTCACCCCCAACGAGCGCGGCAAGATCGGCGTCGGGATCCAGCCCAGCTCCATCTCGCGCGAGTACCAGCGCCCCGCCAACCCCGTGCTCGCCGCCGCCCAGCAGCAGGGCACCATGACCTTCCAGACCGTGGACGGCTTCGCCAAGCTCGTCACCGGCAAGATGAGCCCCAACGACCTGGGCGGGGTGATCGAGATCGGCCGCGCCGGGGCCTTCGTGGCCAAGAACGACGTGCGCGACATGCTCGCCTTCACCGCGCTCATCTCCATCGGCCTCGCGATCATGAACGTCCTCCCCCTGCCGGCGCTCGACGGCGGGCACATGGTCTTCCTGCTCCTGGAGGCCATCCGCCGCAAGCCCGTGCCCAAGCGCATCGAGGAGCCCATCCAGCAGGGCGGCATGGTGCTCTTGATGGGCCTGATGATGCTCATGCTCATCAAGGACGTGGTCAAGCCGATCAAGTACCCCGAGCTGCCCGCGCCGAGCAGCGCCCCGAGCGCGCCGGCCCCGCAAAAGTAA
- the hemL gene encoding glutamate-1-semialdehyde 2,1-aminomutase, which produces MTQATMNTTHSQALWAEAQDLMPGGVNSPVRAFRSVGGEPVFIDRGEGPFMWDVDGNRYVDYIGSWGPMILGHGHPAVKEALHAALERGTTYGAPSPGEVTLAKLIREALPSIEMVRLVNSGTEATMSALRLARAFTKREKIVKFIGCYHGHADMLLVQAGSGVATLGLPDSPGVTPGTVANTLTVPYNDPAAIDALFAANPDSIAAVILEPVVGNAGTLSPEPGYLEHLRAVTERYGALLIFDEVMTGFRVGYGGAQQRFGIKPDLTCLGKIIGGGLPVGAYGGRREIMEMVAPAGPMYQAGTLSGNPLATAAGIATLTQLQAPGAYERLEAAAEKLTQGLLTAAAEAGVTVQLNRVGAMFTLFFTDSPVKDWDTAKRCDTARFGRFFRAMLAEGIYLPPSQFEAAFVSMAHTDAEIAFTIEAAKRAFRALA; this is translated from the coding sequence GTGACGCAAGCGACCATGAACACGACCCATTCCCAGGCCCTGTGGGCCGAAGCCCAGGACCTGATGCCCGGCGGGGTCAACTCCCCCGTGCGCGCCTTCCGCTCGGTGGGCGGCGAGCCGGTCTTCATCGACCGGGGCGAAGGCCCCTTCATGTGGGATGTGGACGGCAACCGCTACGTGGACTACATCGGCTCGTGGGGCCCGATGATCCTGGGTCACGGCCACCCGGCGGTCAAGGAGGCCCTGCACGCGGCCCTCGAGCGCGGCACCACCTACGGCGCGCCCTCGCCGGGTGAGGTGACGCTCGCCAAGCTCATCCGCGAGGCCCTGCCCTCGATCGAGATGGTGCGCCTCGTCAACTCGGGCACCGAGGCGACCATGAGCGCCCTGCGCCTGGCGCGCGCCTTCACCAAGCGCGAGAAGATCGTCAAGTTCATCGGCTGCTACCACGGCCACGCCGACATGCTGCTGGTGCAGGCCGGCTCGGGGGTCGCCACCCTCGGCTTGCCCGATAGCCCGGGCGTCACCCCCGGCACCGTCGCCAACACCCTCACCGTGCCCTACAACGACCCGGCGGCGATCGACGCCCTCTTCGCCGCCAACCCCGACTCCATCGCGGCCGTCATCCTCGAACCGGTGGTGGGCAACGCGGGGACGCTCTCCCCCGAGCCGGGCTACCTGGAGCACCTGCGGGCGGTGACCGAGCGCTACGGCGCCCTGCTCATCTTCGACGAGGTCATGACCGGCTTCAGGGTCGGCTACGGCGGCGCGCAGCAGCGCTTCGGCATCAAGCCCGACCTGACCTGCCTCGGCAAGATCATCGGCGGCGGGCTGCCGGTGGGCGCCTACGGCGGCCGCCGCGAGATCATGGAGATGGTCGCCCCCGCGGGCCCCATGTACCAGGCCGGCACCCTCTCGGGCAATCCGCTCGCCACCGCGGCGGGCATCGCGACCCTCACCCAGCTCCAGGCCCCCGGGGCCTACGAGCGCCTCGAAGCCGCCGCCGAGAAGCTCACTCAGGGCCTGCTCACAGCCGCCGCCGAGGCGGGCGTCACGGTCCAGCTCAACCGGGTCGGGGCCATGTTCACCCTGTTCTTCACCGATTCTCCGGTCAAGGACTGGGATACCGCCAAGCGTTGCGACACGGCTCGTTTCGGGCGCTTCTTCCGCGCCATGCTGGCCGAGGGGATCTACCTGCCCCCGAGCCAGTTCGAGGCCGCCTTCGTGTCCATGGCCCACACCGACGCCGAGATCGCCTTCACGATCGAGGCTGCAAAGCGTGCCTTCCGGGCGCTTGCATAG
- a CDS encoding M23 family metallopeptidase: MQSVPSGRLHRKRRVARRFLPLALLVALLAGCDDGPTVPQVNPLPGARLTSDFGSRAKDPVTGKALVDGHHDGYDLAAPMGSPIRAAKSGKVTFVGPRGGYGNAVVLEHPEGWTTLYGHASRLAVKVGQAVNAGDVIAYVGSTGHSTGPHLHYELRRNGQAVDPKLAVAAALRPTSPPAKVVRGAKTKTKTKAAPKAKVASRVKSKAKKAASNRTKVARAISRSRP, from the coding sequence CTGCAAAGCGTGCCTTCCGGGCGCTTGCATAGGAAGCGGCGCGTGGCGCGGCGTTTCCTGCCCCTGGCCCTGCTCGTCGCCCTGCTCGCAGGCTGCGACGACGGGCCGACCGTGCCGCAGGTCAACCCGCTGCCCGGAGCACGGTTGACCTCCGACTTCGGGTCCCGCGCGAAGGACCCGGTGACGGGCAAGGCGCTCGTCGATGGGCACCACGATGGCTACGATCTGGCGGCCCCCATGGGGTCGCCGATCCGGGCGGCCAAGTCCGGGAAGGTGACCTTCGTGGGGCCGCGCGGCGGCTACGGCAACGCCGTGGTCCTCGAGCACCCCGAAGGCTGGACGACCCTCTACGGCCACGCGAGTCGCCTGGCCGTGAAGGTCGGTCAGGCGGTCAACGCCGGCGATGTCATCGCCTACGTGGGCAGCACCGGTCACTCCACCGGTCCCCACCTCCACTACGAGCTGCGGCGCAACGGCCAGGCCGTGGACCCCAAGCTCGCGGTCGCTGCCGCGCTCCGGCCGACCTCGCCTCCTGCCAAGGTCGTGAGGGGCGCCAAGACCAAGACCAAGACCAAGGCCGCGCCGAAGGCGAAGGTCGCCTCGCGCGTGAAGTCCAAGGCCAAGAAGGCCGCCTCGAACCGCACCAAGGTGGCCCGGGCCATCTCCCGCTCACGTCCCTGA
- a CDS encoding phosphatidylserine/phosphatidylglycerophosphate/cardiolipin synthase family protein — MLDNLKMVANIVWNDGPKKAKELIETPVKQALAKDQTAISKAAREAMKKTVRVAESANLHIDGKDAFKAMEKLISDAKHSLHFETFTFKDDDTGKRISDLLIKKRRDGVDVKLLLDTYGTASNLDDAPHMALYKRMRENGVDVRLHNPEVFTLAEGMPLTHRKMIIADGERFMTGGMNISDRYAKEWHDTMVTIEGPATRDAISAFNRNWTRTGAEAIPLPHYPAGPAPKTKVILNDPESDIFDLTKTFLDEIGNAKKSVKVMMPYLSDEPFIEALSKARARGVEVNVMLPRLNDEKVYLDLNNHFAEDLLENGINVRWYEGKATPDLPKEHFSHTKLMVIDDHKSILGSANADTRAFEANHELSVLIDDENFAKDVNKRLWTPDWEASPKANLATLKNAGIGEKLKREAWGAIAPLI, encoded by the coding sequence ATGCTGGACAACCTCAAGATGGTCGCCAACATCGTCTGGAACGATGGGCCCAAGAAGGCCAAGGAGCTGATCGAGACCCCCGTCAAGCAAGCGCTCGCCAAGGATCAGACCGCGATCTCGAAAGCCGCCCGCGAGGCCATGAAGAAGACCGTCCGGGTCGCCGAGAGCGCCAACCTGCACATCGACGGCAAGGACGCCTTCAAGGCGATGGAGAAGCTCATCTCCGACGCCAAGCACTCGCTCCACTTCGAGACCTTCACCTTCAAGGACGATGACACCGGCAAGCGCATCAGCGATCTGCTGATCAAGAAGCGCAGGGACGGCGTGGACGTCAAGCTCTTGCTCGACACCTACGGCACCGCCTCCAACCTGGACGACGCCCCTCACATGGCGCTCTACAAGCGCATGCGCGAGAACGGCGTGGACGTGCGCCTGCACAACCCCGAAGTCTTCACCCTCGCCGAGGGCATGCCCCTCACCCACCGCAAGATGATCATCGCGGACGGCGAGCGCTTCATGACCGGCGGCATGAACATCAGCGATCGCTACGCCAAGGAGTGGCACGACACCATGGTCACCATCGAGGGACCGGCCACCCGCGATGCGATCTCCGCCTTTAACCGCAACTGGACCCGCACCGGCGCCGAGGCCATTCCCCTGCCCCACTACCCGGCAGGCCCCGCTCCGAAGACCAAGGTCATCCTCAACGATCCCGAGTCGGACATCTTCGACCTCACCAAGACCTTCCTGGACGAGATCGGCAACGCCAAGAAGTCGGTCAAGGTCATGATGCCGTACCTCTCAGACGAGCCCTTCATCGAGGCCCTCTCGAAGGCCCGGGCGCGCGGCGTCGAAGTGAACGTCATGCTGCCCCGCCTCAACGACGAGAAGGTCTACCTGGACCTCAACAACCACTTCGCCGAAGACTTGCTCGAGAACGGCATCAACGTGCGCTGGTACGAGGGCAAGGCGACCCCTGACCTGCCCAAGGAGCACTTCAGCCACACCAAGCTGATGGTCATCGACGACCATAAGTCGATCCTCGGCTCGGCCAACGCCGACACCCGCGCCTTCGAGGCGAACCACGAGCTGAGCGTCCTCATCGACGACGAGAACTTCGCCAAGGACGTCAACAAGCGCCTCTGGACCCCCGACTGGGAGGCGAGCCCCAAGGCCAACCTCGCGACCCTCAAGAACGCCGGCATCGGCGAGAAGCTGAAGCGCGAAGCCTGGGGCGCCATCGCCCCTCTCATCTAG
- a CDS encoding phosphatidylserine/phosphatidylglycerophosphate/cardiolipin synthase family protein, with protein MIASNLVKGQRVSSQVKRKLAELGTPIVENQGKAALKKAAKSLDNLVLSSPTLRNQVTLHVSADEAHKALMDSIKNAKKSFHIETFIWHNDEAGNDIARRLGAKVRLARMKGEEFDAKVLIDGLGLRNGTGGAGDAKLMDKMRKYGVDVREFNRHKVSLDPVGIPITHRKLYIADNDSFITGGRNIGDEYLKPTFKNGDKVETSWHDLLYTVKGEETDRIHREFFENWERAGGKAPSDLPKPAPVSGEAKIQSFVTDPHAGTKSLQEAHFKAIRGAQKEIMAIYPYFSDDGLINELISAKRANTAKRAELLGAAQNKYDRMAIDQAVPELQVKVLLPGHREAGGEGAVYTLLNQENARQMLQEGIDVRYFYGGKIDGKEVERFSHFKGMMIDGELLSVGSANGDARTYASNHELVTMISDPKTLKAFQEKVAIPDWESARPASLEALDAAPLTTKLKRKVLEALDFLL; from the coding sequence ATGATCGCGAGCAACCTCGTCAAGGGCCAGCGCGTCAGCTCCCAGGTCAAGCGCAAGCTGGCCGAGCTCGGCACCCCCATCGTCGAAAACCAGGGCAAGGCCGCCCTCAAGAAGGCGGCAAAATCGCTCGACAACCTCGTGCTGTCGAGCCCCACCCTGCGTAACCAGGTGACGCTGCACGTCAGCGCCGACGAGGCCCACAAGGCGCTCATGGACTCGATCAAGAACGCCAAGAAGTCCTTCCACATCGAGACCTTCATCTGGCACAACGACGAGGCGGGCAACGACATCGCCCGTCGCCTCGGGGCCAAGGTGCGTCTGGCGCGCATGAAGGGCGAGGAGTTCGACGCCAAGGTATTGATCGACGGGCTCGGCCTCCGGAACGGCACGGGCGGCGCTGGTGACGCCAAGCTCATGGACAAGATGCGCAAGTACGGCGTCGACGTCCGCGAATTCAACCGCCACAAAGTCTCGCTGGATCCGGTCGGCATCCCCATCACCCACCGCAAGCTCTACATCGCCGACAACGACTCCTTCATCACGGGCGGTCGCAACATCGGCGACGAGTACCTCAAGCCGACCTTCAAGAACGGCGACAAGGTCGAGACCTCGTGGCACGACCTGCTCTACACCGTCAAGGGCGAGGAGACCGACCGTATTCACCGCGAGTTCTTCGAGAACTGGGAGCGTGCGGGCGGCAAGGCGCCCAGCGACCTTCCCAAGCCCGCCCCCGTCTCGGGCGAGGCCAAGATCCAGTCCTTCGTGACCGATCCTCACGCGGGCACCAAGTCCCTCCAAGAGGCTCACTTCAAGGCCATCCGGGGCGCCCAGAAGGAGATCATGGCCATCTACCCGTACTTCTCGGACGATGGCCTGATCAACGAGCTGATCTCCGCCAAGCGCGCCAACACTGCCAAGCGCGCCGAGCTGCTCGGCGCCGCCCAGAATAAGTACGACCGGATGGCCATCGATCAGGCCGTCCCCGAGCTCCAGGTCAAGGTTCTTTTGCCCGGCCACCGCGAGGCGGGCGGCGAAGGCGCGGTCTACACCCTGCTCAACCAAGAGAACGCCCGCCAGATGCTGCAGGAAGGCATCGACGTGCGCTACTTCTACGGCGGCAAGATCGACGGCAAGGAAGTCGAGCGCTTCAGTCACTTCAAGGGCATGATGATCGACGGCGAGTTGCTCTCGGTCGGCTCGGCCAACGGCGACGCCCGGACCTACGCCTCCAACCACGAGCTCGTGACCATGATCTCGGATCCCAAGACCCTCAAGGCCTTCCAGGAGAAGGTCGCCATTCCCGACTGGGAGAGCGCCCGTCCCGCCTCGCTCGAGGCGCTCGACGCCGCTCCCCTCACGACCAAGCTCAAGCGCAAGGTGCTCGAGGCCCTCGACTTCCTGCTCTAA
- a CDS encoding type II secretion system protein: protein MRHHTRSGGFTLIEVSLAMVIGIIVLGGAITLYNQVKVSAANGEAKSRALALAALVEEHASRSTNYPKLDELNKLWEARRPDDAKKNPWGGELSGDPIDGHENVQSLVSAPVVLGSGERHIGVTAPTTLADRGRLYYFRHANNEAFWIDDFSLAGADEASGTVRVQGYGIAYVGPNGENWYNVTGKANALDPDAQYPGGPIRGKITN, encoded by the coding sequence ATGCGACACCACACGCGCTCCGGCGGCTTCACCCTGATCGAAGTCTCGCTGGCCATGGTCATCGGAATCATCGTCCTGGGCGGCGCCATCACCCTCTACAACCAGGTGAAGGTCAGCGCCGCCAACGGCGAGGCCAAGAGCCGCGCGCTCGCCCTCGCCGCCCTGGTCGAGGAGCATGCGTCCCGCAGCACCAACTACCCCAAACTCGACGAGCTCAACAAGCTGTGGGAAGCCCGGCGGCCGGACGACGCCAAGAAGAACCCCTGGGGTGGCGAGCTCAGCGGCGATCCGATCGACGGGCATGAGAACGTTCAAAGCCTCGTCTCGGCGCCGGTCGTGCTCGGCAGCGGCGAGCGGCACATCGGGGTCACCGCCCCGACCACCCTGGCCGATCGCGGCCGCCTCTACTACTTCCGCCACGCCAACAACGAGGCGTTCTGGATCGACGACTTCAGCCTCGCCGGCGCGGACGAGGCTTCGGGCACCGTCCGGGTGCAGGGCTACGGCATCGCCTACGTGGGCCCCAACGGCGAGAACTGGTACAACGTGACGGGCAAGGCCAACGCCCTCGATCCAGACGCCCAGTACCCGGGCGGCCCGATCCGCGGCAAGATCACCAACTAG